The Anas acuta chromosome 9, bAnaAcu1.1, whole genome shotgun sequence sequence CTAGCAACATAGAACAAAACCTGAGTGTGTTCCTGTTTGGCACAGCTGCCACATTTTCCCCGATTTCAGACACTTGCTCCATTTGCCACCTTCTGAGGCTGAATCAGTGACcctctgatttctctttttaacaCAGGAACGTGGGACGCTGGGATTTGAATGTACCCTGGAGGAGGTTGATCTCGAAGACATCACTAAGGATCGAATCAACACGCTAAAAGCTTGCACGTCCGAGGACCCAAGGGTAAAAACAAACGCTCAGGATTCAGCATCCCGGTGTCACGGAGCAGCCATATAACTCACATTTCCACATTTTAATGCACCTatcatttcttccttcatttgcAGACTGGAAACTGTCCAGTGCTGGAAAGTCCTACTTTTGATAAGGTAAATTGGAGGTTTCTCCAAAGAACCACTTATTTTGCTTGGTTTGCATTTAAAGCTTTTAGCAACAAATTCCAGCGTTTCTTAACAATTCTGACTTTTGCAGCATAAATGCCTGCAGGGGATCTATGAAGATCTGAAAGCCTACAGGGCAGAGCTCAGTGATCAGAAGGTGCTGACGTCCATTGACGAGATGATGAAAGTAAGCGTTTCTGCCTCGTTCCTTCCTATTATTTCTGCCTTAAACCAGAGCTTTAACCCAGAGCGTTCTGCTCTGCGGTTAGTCGTAGAGTGAATGAACATTTCTGACAATTTAGAAAattgctggtgtttttttctggaaggtAAAGGAGGCAGATATAAAGGGCTTGTTGGGTTTGCTGGCTCAACAAAAgctgataaaaaggaaaaaaatcattgcctGTGCGTCTCCAAAGAGCTTGGAGATGTCAccactgcagggctggctgcagagtGCTTGTTATGGCTGGTGGGAAGAGCCTTTGTGCCCTGATGGACACCTTGATCTGGGGGAAATAGAATTAATCCTTAATCCTTAACGCAGGCcatgcagccaggcagcccGGGCGCGCTGCAGCCGCCGCCCAGCGCGGCGCTGACCTCCTTCAAGGACCGCATGAGGCTCTGCGGCGTCCTGCACGCCTTCCGCATCCGCGCCGTCACCATCGACAGGATGATGAACTACCTGAGCGCCCTCTGAGCCCCCGGCAGCGCCTCGAAGCCTTGCAGCAAGAAAACACGGCGGGGTGGGCGTCCTGCGACGTGGCTGGCTTTGTAAGAAGTGAGCACGTCCCATTTTACTGAGTTTCTTATAAGGAGCTATTGCCAAGTGCCTTTTTAAGCTAT is a genomic window containing:
- the IL12A gene encoding interleukin-12 subunit alpha, whose protein sequence is MEKRSTSRGRGSATSIAGGTGIGTGTGTGRGSGRWALLAALCLALPLPVPALPPPVRSLVPELRRSRALLEAARASLLSLKERGTLGFECTLEEVDLEDITKDRINTLKACTSEDPRTGNCPVLESPTFDKHKCLQGIYEDLKAYRAELSDQKVLTSIDEMMKAMQPGSPGALQPPPSAALTSFKDRMRLCGVLHAFRIRAVTIDRMMNYLSAL